Proteins from one Bacteroides mediterraneensis genomic window:
- a CDS encoding bifunctional UDP-sugar hydrolase/5'-nucleotidase produces the protein MSHLQLCAADSQTVTLKFMETSDVHGCYFPYNFIQNKQMKGSLARVSSYVKEQRKQYGKNVILMDNGDILQGQPVAYYYNYMDTTSVHVCAAMLNYMRYDVGNMGNHDVETGHAVYDRWVKQCEFPVLGANIIDAKTGRPYLKPYQVMERDGVKIAILGMITPAIPSWLPEQLWSGLRFESMRACAEKWVKEIQEKEHPDILIGLFHAGPEGNRLDNAIENESAEVAKNVPGFDVIFMGHDHTRWNERVANVKGDSVLLIDPANTAKVVSEVTFTVKKQDGKVVSKQMEGKLVNMDDYAVDSDFMNTFQEQYEATMDFVSRKIGRIEHTISSKDAFFGPSAFIDLIHQLQLDITGADISFCAPLSAYAEIQKGDICVSDMFNLYKFENMLYTMLLSGKEVKNFLEMSYDLWVNQMKSADDHLLLLNEKDNGFGRFRNPSFNFDSAAGIIYTVDVTKPRGERITIERMADGEPFELDRQYKVAVNSYRGNGGGDLLTKGAGIPKAELSKRIVFSTDKDLRYYLMKRIEEVKVLDPKPLNQWKFIPEEWTVPAAQRDYKLLFGNNK, from the coding sequence ATGAGTCACTTGCAGTTGTGTGCAGCCGACAGTCAGACTGTGACACTCAAGTTTATGGAAACCAGTGATGTGCATGGTTGTTATTTCCCTTATAATTTTATCCAGAATAAGCAAATGAAGGGTAGTCTGGCCCGTGTGTCTTCGTATGTGAAGGAGCAGCGGAAGCAATACGGGAAGAATGTCATCCTGATGGATAACGGTGATATTCTTCAGGGACAGCCAGTGGCTTATTACTATAATTATATGGATACGACTTCGGTGCATGTATGCGCTGCCATGTTGAACTATATGCGTTATGATGTGGGCAACATGGGTAACCACGATGTGGAAACCGGGCACGCCGTGTACGACCGTTGGGTGAAACAGTGTGAGTTTCCGGTGTTGGGTGCCAATATAATCGATGCCAAGACAGGCCGTCCGTATCTGAAGCCTTATCAGGTGATGGAACGGGATGGGGTGAAGATTGCTATCCTCGGCATGATTACTCCGGCCATACCCTCCTGGCTGCCCGAACAGCTGTGGAGCGGGTTGCGTTTTGAAAGCATGAGGGCTTGTGCGGAAAAATGGGTAAAGGAAATCCAGGAAAAGGAACATCCGGACATTCTGATTGGTTTGTTCCATGCGGGACCGGAAGGAAACCGTTTGGACAATGCCATTGAAAATGAATCGGCCGAAGTGGCTAAAAACGTACCGGGGTTTGATGTGATTTTCATGGGACACGACCATACCCGCTGGAATGAAAGGGTGGCCAATGTGAAAGGCGATTCTGTGCTGCTGATAGACCCCGCCAATACGGCAAAGGTGGTTTCAGAAGTCACTTTCACCGTGAAAAAACAGGATGGGAAAGTAGTCTCCAAGCAGATGGAAGGTAAGCTGGTCAATATGGATGATTATGCCGTAGACTCGGATTTCATGAATACATTCCAGGAGCAGTATGAGGCTACCATGGATTTTGTTTCGCGGAAAATCGGACGGATAGAACATACTATTTCTTCGAAGGATGCCTTCTTTGGTCCTTCTGCCTTTATCGACCTGATTCATCAGTTGCAGCTGGATATTACCGGGGCAGATATTTCTTTCTGTGCTCCGCTGTCGGCTTATGCGGAAATCCAGAAAGGAGATATCTGTGTGAGCGACATGTTCAACTTGTATAAGTTTGAGAACATGCTGTATACCATGTTGCTTTCCGGAAAAGAGGTGAAGAACTTCCTGGAAATGTCGTACGACCTCTGGGTGAACCAGATGAAATCGGCTGATGACCATTTGTTGCTGCTGAACGAGAAGGACAATGGATTCGGGCGTTTTCGGAATCCCAGCTTCAACTTTGATTCTGCGGCAGGCATTATTTATACGGTGGATGTGACCAAACCGCGTGGCGAAAGAATTACTATTGAGCGCATGGCCGACGGAGAACCCTTTGAATTGGATAGGCAATACAAGGTGGCAGTCAATTCTTACCGTGGAAACGGGGGAGGCGATTTGCTGACCAAAGGAGCAGGTATTCCCAAAGCAGAATTGTCAAAGCGCATTGTTTTCTCTACCGACAAGGATTTGCGCTATTACTTGATGAAACGGATTGAGGAAGTCAAGGTATTGGATCCGAAGCCGCTGAACCAGTGGAAGTTTATTCCGGAGGAATGGACCGTTCCGGCGGCACAGCGTGATTACAAGCTTTTGTTTGGAAATAATAAATAA